In Camelus bactrianus isolate YW-2024 breed Bactrian camel chromosome 28, ASM4877302v1, whole genome shotgun sequence, a single window of DNA contains:
- the LOC105072213 gene encoding protein mago nashi homolog, producing MESDFYLRYYVGHKGKFGHEFPEFEFRPDGKLRYAKNSNYKNDVMIRKEAYVHKSVMEELKRIIDDSEITKEDDALWPPPDRVGRQELEIVIGDEHISFTTSKIGSLIDVNQSKDPEGLRVFYYLVQDLKCLVFSLIGLHFKIKPI from the coding sequence ATGGAGAGTGACTTCTATCTACGTTACTACGTGGGTCACAAGGGCAAGTTCGGCCACGAATTCCCGGAGTTTGAGTTCCGACCCGACGGGAAATTGAGATATGCCAAAAACAGCAATTATAAAAATGATGTCATGATCAGAAAAGAGGCTTATGTACATAAAAGCGTGATGGAGGAACTGAAGAGAATAATTGATGACAGTGAAATTACCAAAGAGGATGATGCTCTGTGGCCTCCTCCTGACCGAGTGGGCCGGCAGGAGCTTGAAATCGTCATTGGAGATGAACACATTTCTTTCACAACATCAAAAATTGGTTCCCTTATTGATGTCAATCAATCCAAGGATCCAGAAGGCTTACGAGTATTTTATTATCTTGTCCAGGACCTGAAGTGTTTGGTCTTCAGTCTTATTGGATTACACTTCAAGATTAAGCCAATCTAA